A stretch of Nevskiales bacterium DNA encodes these proteins:
- a CDS encoding ATP-binding protein has protein sequence MHIRLDFSPEHSLRSLCLLRGCAILGLIAAILGGHYGLDLTLPVLPMMGLALGLSLLTLLTLWRLTRAWPVTQPEIALQLAVDTLALTALFALSGGPGNPFVSFYLVPIAIGAVMLSRSWAWAVTLLSMLLYGTLIADFAQHLHHQHDTHGFQLHVLGMWLNFLLSAVLVTTFVTTVAEAVRRRDRTLAAAREEALRNEQILAVGTLAAGAAHELSTPLSTMAITIAELRAQYAQHPQLQAELDLLRGQIEICRSQLEVLLAVAGRERAASGTPAVSAENFLRIAADRCRLMRPELKLQIDADPTLASLHLHQDPALTQSVLAALNNAADASLAAGTPYVELRATTKDEQLIIEIGDRGAGLRPEQRALAGRGVFTTKPDGHGLGLVLSHATLERLGGEMRLEPRPGGGTLARIGVPLQALRAVQGKCA, from the coding sequence ATGCATATCCGCCTCGACTTCAGCCCCGAACACAGTCTGCGCAGCCTGTGCCTGCTGCGCGGCTGCGCCATCCTCGGCCTGATCGCTGCCATTCTCGGCGGCCATTACGGCCTCGATCTGACACTACCGGTGCTGCCCATGATGGGGCTGGCACTCGGGCTATCGCTGCTGACTCTGCTGACGCTCTGGCGGCTGACGCGCGCCTGGCCGGTAACGCAACCCGAGATCGCCCTCCAGCTGGCCGTGGATACACTGGCGCTGACCGCGTTGTTTGCGCTGTCGGGTGGCCCCGGGAATCCTTTCGTGTCGTTCTATCTGGTGCCCATCGCGATCGGGGCCGTGATGCTGTCGAGAAGCTGGGCCTGGGCGGTCACGCTGCTGAGCATGCTCCTGTATGGAACCCTGATCGCCGACTTTGCGCAGCACCTGCACCATCAGCACGATACCCACGGTTTCCAGCTGCACGTACTGGGCATGTGGCTGAATTTTCTGCTCAGTGCCGTTCTGGTCACCACCTTCGTCACCACGGTGGCCGAGGCGGTGCGCCGACGCGACCGCACGCTCGCCGCGGCGCGCGAGGAGGCCTTGCGCAACGAGCAGATTCTCGCGGTCGGCACGCTGGCAGCCGGCGCGGCGCATGAGTTGAGCACACCGCTCTCGACCATGGCCATTACCATTGCCGAACTGCGTGCACAATATGCGCAGCATCCTCAGCTGCAGGCCGAGCTGGATCTGCTGCGCGGTCAGATCGAGATCTGCCGCAGCCAGCTGGAGGTTCTGCTCGCGGTGGCAGGCCGCGAGCGGGCCGCCAGCGGCACCCCTGCCGTCTCCGCAGAAAACTTTCTGCGAATCGCCGCGGACCGTTGCCGCCTCATGCGTCCCGAACTGAAACTCCAGATCGATGCCGACCCGACACTGGCCAGTCTGCACTTGCACCAGGACCCGGCACTGACACAGTCCGTTCTGGCGGCGCTCAACAACGCTGCTGACGCCAGTCTGGCGGCCGGAACCCCCTACGTCGAACTGCGCGCCACCACAAAGGATGAACAGCTCATCATCGAAATCGGAGATCGCGGTGCAGGGCTGCGGCCGGAGCAGCGCGCGCTCGCCGGCCGCGGCGTATTCACGACCAAGCCAGACGGACATGGCCTCGGCCTGGTCCTGTCGCATGCGACGCTGGAACGGCTCGGCGGCGAGATGCGTCTGGAACCCCGCCCCGGCGGCGGCACACTGGCGCGTATCGGCGTGCCTCTGCAAGCGCTGCGGGCCGTGCAGGGGAAATGCGCGTGA
- a CDS encoding response regulator transcription factor produces the protein MRVSMVHWLLIDDDSAFRTALARALTRRGHAVATAGDVRSALALAEQHPLRQVVLDLKLGSESGLELIQPLLQRHPGLQIVVLTGYASISTAVEAIRRGACNYLCKPVDTDAVLAAFQTAAPLASSPAAAEPSRMSLRRLQWEHIQQVLSEHDGNISAAARALGLHRRTLQRRLAKRPVRN, from the coding sequence ATGCGCGTGAGCATGGTGCATTGGCTGCTGATCGACGATGACAGTGCCTTCCGCACGGCGCTGGCGCGTGCGCTCACCCGACGCGGGCACGCCGTGGCCACTGCCGGTGACGTCAGGTCGGCGCTGGCGCTGGCCGAGCAGCACCCGTTGCGGCAGGTCGTGCTCGATCTCAAGCTGGGCAGCGAATCCGGGCTCGAGCTGATCCAACCGCTGCTGCAGCGTCATCCCGGGCTGCAGATCGTGGTCCTGACCGGCTACGCCAGTATCTCCACCGCGGTCGAAGCGATCCGGCGCGGTGCCTGTAATTACCTGTGCAAGCCGGTGGATACCGACGCGGTACTCGCGGCCTTCCAGACGGCCGCGCCGCTTGCTTCGTCGCCGGCTGCAGCCGAACCGTCGCGCATGAGTCTGCGCCGGCTGCAATGGGAGCATATCCAGCAGGTGTTGAGCGAGCACGATGGCAATATATCGGCCGCGGCGCGTGCCCTGGGCCTGCATCGCCGTACCCTGCAACGGCGGCTGGCCAAGCGCCCGGTGAGAAACTAG
- a CDS encoding DUF5924 family protein, with the protein MVEPAAASPAEPAPPSALGRLLTWLERYRWWLAAASFGTGLASFVLIQRADNLARWIGVLLLLSWLWMLAEGMFGRYFERHGGLTQFLSRFATQAIHQETFFFTLPFFLATTTWSTGQALFTGGLIVAALVSMVDPLYFGGIAARRGSYLAFHALAVFVAMLTALPLIWHLTTAQSMALASAAAGVLALPSLARVIGAHEAWRWLLLAALAGALACGAWMLRYWVPPATLWVTYGAVTQQLDEGDRLPGFPLREVAAPDLAGRGLYAFSAIRAPRGLREEIVHVWRHDGVVVDRIPLTIAGGRSEGYRAWSHKLNFPQDPRGEWRIEVITTAGQLIGVIRFRIV; encoded by the coding sequence ATGGTCGAGCCCGCGGCGGCCAGTCCTGCCGAGCCGGCGCCGCCGTCGGCGCTCGGCCGGCTGCTGACCTGGCTCGAGCGCTACCGCTGGTGGCTGGCTGCGGCCAGCTTCGGCACGGGGCTGGCGAGCTTCGTGCTGATCCAGCGGGCCGATAATCTCGCGCGCTGGATCGGGGTCTTGCTGCTGCTCAGCTGGCTGTGGATGCTGGCCGAAGGCATGTTCGGCCGCTATTTCGAGCGGCACGGCGGCCTGACCCAGTTCCTGTCGCGCTTCGCGACACAGGCCATCCATCAGGAAACCTTCTTTTTTACCCTGCCGTTCTTCCTGGCCACCACGACTTGGAGTACCGGCCAGGCCCTGTTCACCGGCGGCTTGATCGTCGCTGCTCTGGTGTCCATGGTGGACCCGCTCTACTTCGGTGGCATCGCGGCTCGGCGCGGTAGCTATCTGGCATTTCATGCGCTGGCCGTGTTCGTCGCCATGCTCACGGCACTGCCCCTGATCTGGCATCTGACGACGGCGCAGAGCATGGCCCTGGCTTCGGCCGCAGCCGGCGTACTGGCGTTGCCCAGCCTGGCGCGCGTGATCGGCGCGCACGAGGCCTGGCGCTGGCTGCTGCTGGCGGCGCTGGCGGGCGCGCTGGCCTGCGGTGCCTGGATGCTGCGCTACTGGGTGCCGCCGGCCACGCTCTGGGTCACCTACGGCGCGGTGACCCAGCAGCTCGATGAAGGCGACCGTCTACCCGGTTTCCCGCTGCGAGAAGTGGCCGCCCCGGATTTGGCCGGGCGCGGGCTGTACGCCTTCAGTGCCATCCGCGCACCGCGCGGGCTGCGCGAGGAGATCGTGCATGTCTGGCGCCACGACGGCGTGGTGGTGGATCGCATACCCCTGACCATCGCCGGCGGCCGCAGCGAGGGTTACCGCGCCTGGAGCCACAAACTGAACTTTCCGCAGGATCCGCGCGGCGAATGGCGCATCGAAGTGATCACGACCGCCGGACAGCTGATCGGCGTGATCCGCTTCCGGATCGTGTGA